Proteins encoded together in one Methanobacterium sp. window:
- a CDS encoding DNA-formamidopyrimidine glycosylase family protein, with protein MPELPSVEIFKEYFDKTSLQQPITDVSVISPEILMETSITEMKESLEGHKFTESIRYGKYLFGKLNNDLFLIMHFGMTGYLHYDTKNSSKYPRLLLKFSGGNFLAFDDARKFGKLGLTQDPDEFIEKRRLGPDALEVNFEDFQEIFRNRKGMIKPLLLNQNVLAGIGNLYADEILYQSRIHPLTHADQLDDPEWEHLFKNMKNVLHKAIEHHDKIKSLPESYLLPHRYKGGKCPEGGELEIIKVGGRTTFVCSKRQKMKED; from the coding sequence ATGCCTGAACTACCCAGTGTGGAGATCTTCAAAGAATATTTTGATAAAACCTCCCTACAACAACCAATAACCGACGTGAGTGTGATCAGTCCGGAAATTCTGATGGAAACCAGCATCACCGAGATGAAAGAATCCCTGGAAGGACATAAATTTACAGAAAGCATTAGATATGGGAAATATCTCTTTGGAAAGTTGAACAATGACCTATTTTTGATAATGCATTTTGGAATGACTGGTTATCTGCACTACGATACGAAAAATAGTTCCAAATATCCACGGTTGCTCTTAAAATTTTCAGGTGGCAACTTCCTGGCCTTTGATGATGCCCGTAAATTCGGGAAACTGGGCTTAACCCAGGACCCTGATGAATTCATTGAAAAAAGAAGATTGGGTCCTGATGCTCTGGAAGTGAATTTTGAAGATTTCCAGGAAATCTTCAGGAACAGAAAGGGTATGATAAAACCATTACTCCTGAATCAGAACGTTTTAGCAGGTATTGGTAATCTTTACGCCGATGAAATACTCTACCAGAGCAGGATCCACCCCCTGACCCATGCGGATCAGTTAGATGATCCAGAATGGGAACATCTTTTTAAGAATATGAAAAACGTACTCCATAAAGCCATAGAACATCATGATAAAATTAAGTCTCTTCCAGAGTCCTATCTTCTCCCCCATCGCTACAAAGGTGGCAAATGCCCGGAGGGAGGAGAATTGGAGATTATAAAAGTTGGAGGTCGCACCACATTCGTATGTTCCAAGCGGCAGAAGATGAAAGAGGATTAA
- a CDS encoding P-II family nitrogen regulator translates to MKRIITIIRPDKLEDVKQALEEIGCHGLTVKEVKGRGIQLGITESYRGTDYKVDLLPKTQVEIVAKAADVDGIVDTIVKSAQTGCIGDGKIFISPVEDVVRIRTGERGEKAI, encoded by the coding sequence ATGAAAAGAATCATAACTATCATCAGACCTGATAAACTGGAAGATGTTAAACAGGCCCTGGAAGAAATTGGTTGCCATGGGCTAACTGTCAAAGAAGTTAAAGGACGGGGAATACAGCTAGGAATTACTGAAAGTTATCGAGGTACTGACTACAAAGTGGATCTGCTTCCCAAAACCCAAGTGGAAATTGTTGCCAAAGCAGCGGATGTGGATGGGATCGTGGACACCATTGTCAAAAGTGCCCAGACTGGCTGCATTGGAGACGGAAAAATCTTTATATCCCCTGTAGAAGATGTGGTGCGAATTCGTACCGGAGAAAGGGGAGAAAAGGCCATATAA
- a CDS encoding ammonium transporter, with amino-acid sequence MDPVLSSGDTAWMLISTALVILMTIPGVALFYGGLIRRENVLNTMFLSFITFSIVSVLWFIYGYDLAFGSDVMGIIGALTNPFFNGVIESNSLATLAPTIPTGLYAIFQMTFATITVALISGAIVERMKFSAWLVFVPVWLTLVYLPVAHWMWGGGFLAQWGALDFAGGTVVHLSSGVAALALVLLLGVRKNSKLLPHHLGYSVIGTGLLWFGWFGFNAGSALGATNLAVSAMIVTNISACVGMLAWVLMDKLNTGKPTLLGALSGAIAGLAAITPAAGYVNITSAIIIGFVASIISYYAVSHLKPLLGYDDALDVFGIHGVCGIVGTLAVGIFATPLINSAIKGGLVAGNAGQIVVQLLAIVIIGAYSFILTLIIAKVIDKTIGLRVEDEHEVQGLDINQHEESGYRLS; translated from the coding sequence ATGGATCCTGTTCTTAGTAGTGGTGATACAGCCTGGATGTTAATATCCACCGCTCTGGTAATTCTCATGACCATACCAGGAGTGGCTCTCTTTTATGGAGGTCTTATTCGCCGAGAAAACGTTTTAAACACAATGTTCCTTTCATTCATCACATTTTCAATAGTGAGCGTCCTCTGGTTCATATATGGATATGACCTGGCCTTTGGAAGCGATGTTATGGGGATAATAGGTGCTCTTACCAACCCATTTTTCAATGGAGTTATTGAGTCAAACTCTCTGGCTACCCTAGCACCCACCATTCCCACTGGACTCTACGCAATATTCCAAATGACCTTCGCCACCATAACCGTGGCCCTGATATCCGGTGCAATAGTGGAACGAATGAAATTTTCCGCATGGTTGGTCTTTGTTCCAGTTTGGTTAACCCTGGTTTATCTCCCAGTAGCCCATTGGATGTGGGGTGGAGGATTTTTAGCCCAATGGGGAGCATTAGACTTTGCCGGAGGAACAGTAGTTCACTTAAGTTCAGGTGTAGCTGCCCTGGCACTGGTGTTGCTTTTAGGCGTCCGTAAAAATTCAAAATTATTGCCCCATCATTTGGGTTACTCTGTAATTGGTACTGGCCTATTATGGTTTGGTTGGTTCGGATTCAACGCAGGTTCGGCATTAGGAGCTACAAATTTAGCAGTTTCCGCAATGATCGTTACCAACATATCTGCCTGTGTGGGAATGCTGGCATGGGTACTGATGGATAAGCTGAACACCGGAAAACCAACATTATTGGGCGCTTTATCAGGAGCTATAGCCGGTTTAGCTGCAATAACACCTGCTGCAGGTTACGTTAACATTACTTCCGCCATTATAATTGGTTTCGTTGCATCAATAATCTCTTACTATGCAGTGTCCCACTTAAAACCACTCCTAGGCTACGATGATGCCCTGGATGTGTTTGGAATACACGGAGTATGTGGTATTGTTGGAACCTTAGCAGTGGGTATATTTGCCACACCCCTAATCAACAGTGCCATTAAAGGAGGGTTGGTTGCAGGTAATGCTGGCCAGATAGTTGTTCAACTCCTTGCCATAGTCATAATTGGAGCATATTCATTCATATTAACCCTGATCATCGCCAAAGTCATTGATAAAACCATAGGGTTAAGGGTTGAGGATGAACATGAAGTGCAGGGACTGGACATTAACCAACATGAGGAATCCGGTTACAGACTATCATAG
- a CDS encoding glutamine amidotransferase family protein: protein MCGIAGVVFKDKKLHPVGRFMTRMLDALQHRGPDSAGFALYGGLGLREHEYLLNIEVKEKPGLLEEVKTTVNTAFPIESEEIIPSVENYIIYRCKVNLESFSQLKPLIMDVDKIDDVIVLNGAHSFEMIKDVGLVKDIAARYNTEDKMGTHAIGHTRFSTESIVDRYHAHPFQSYIIPDITVVHNGQITNYWKIRDPLERKGHIFETDNDTECIVHYIADKLSQNYSLEEALEQSVKDMDGPFSYIVGTPNGVGIAKDQLGLRPGVMAENDEVFAIASEEVALREVMDTSDIEQISPGETRAYTI from the coding sequence TTGTGTGGAATAGCAGGAGTGGTATTTAAAGATAAAAAACTTCACCCGGTGGGTCGATTCATGACTCGCATGCTTGACGCTCTCCAGCACAGAGGTCCCGATTCAGCAGGATTCGCTCTGTACGGTGGTCTCGGACTGCGAGAACATGAATATCTGTTAAACATCGAAGTTAAAGAAAAACCTGGACTCTTAGAAGAAGTTAAGACCACGGTTAACACCGCTTTCCCCATAGAAAGCGAAGAAATCATCCCATCAGTAGAAAATTACATCATATATCGATGTAAAGTCAATTTAGAATCATTTTCACAGCTAAAACCACTGATAATGGATGTGGACAAAATTGACGATGTGATTGTCTTAAACGGAGCTCATTCCTTTGAGATGATTAAAGATGTGGGACTGGTCAAGGATATAGCTGCCCGTTACAACACCGAAGATAAGATGGGCACCCATGCTATTGGCCACACCCGGTTTTCCACTGAAAGTATTGTGGACCGCTACCACGCGCACCCCTTCCAGAGTTACATCATCCCCGACATTACCGTGGTTCATAATGGCCAGATAACCAACTACTGGAAGATAAGAGACCCCTTAGAACGTAAAGGGCATATCTTCGAGACTGACAACGACACCGAGTGTATCGTGCACTACATAGCCGATAAATTATCCCAAAATTATAGCTTAGAAGAAGCCTTGGAACAGTCAGTGAAGGACATGGATGGTCCCTTCTCATATATTGTAGGCACACCCAACGGAGTGGGAATTGCTAAGGACCAGTTGGGCCTCAGACCAGGTGTTATGGCAGAAAACGATGAAGTGTTCGCCATTGCCTCAGAAGAAGTGGCCCTAAGAGAAGTTATGGACACATCAGATATTGAACAGATATCACCAGGGGAGACTCGTGCTTACACCATTTAG
- a CDS encoding P-II family nitrogen regulator — protein sequence MKEIVAIIRPNKLDEVKDALEKIGCHGITVTEVKGRGRQLGITESYRGSDYRIDMLPKTRLEIIVADEDLDGVIKSIVETAQTGDIGDGKIFISAVEEVVRIRTGERGEKAV from the coding sequence ATGAAAGAAATAGTGGCCATAATTCGACCAAACAAATTAGATGAAGTTAAAGATGCCCTTGAAAAAATCGGATGCCATGGAATAACCGTAACTGAAGTTAAAGGTCGCGGAAGACAGTTAGGCATAACCGAAAGCTACAGGGGAAGTGATTACCGAATCGACATGCTGCCTAAAACCCGTCTGGAAATCATAGTTGCAGATGAGGATTTAGATGGTGTTATTAAATCCATAGTAGAAACAGCACAAACCGGAGATATTGGAGATGGGAAAATATTCATCTCAGCCGTAGAAGAGGTTGTCCGTATTAGAACAGGAGAAAGGGGAGAAAAAGCCGTCTAA
- the pdxT gene encoding pyridoxal 5'-phosphate synthase glutaminase subunit PdxT: protein MMKIGILDLQGDVSEHQVMTKKAVTKMGLKADVLKVKTSPEVAECNGIVISGGESTVIGRLIKENSIDTVIKENRIPVLGTCAGMVLLGQETDYKQPLLGLIPMKVKRNGFGRQKLSFEAELKLKTMETQYPGVFIRAPYAHDVDKRAVVLGQIHDKIIAVAYNNHLATAFHPELTSDTRIHEYFIKEVLNCVE from the coding sequence ATGATGAAAATAGGTATTTTAGACTTGCAGGGAGACGTTTCCGAGCACCAGGTAATGACCAAAAAAGCCGTTACAAAAATGGGTCTTAAAGCAGATGTTTTGAAGGTTAAAACATCCCCAGAAGTAGCAGAGTGTAATGGAATTGTTATTTCTGGAGGGGAAAGCACTGTAATAGGGAGACTCATAAAAGAAAACAGTATTGACACGGTTATTAAAGAAAACCGAATCCCAGTATTGGGTACCTGTGCCGGTATGGTGCTATTAGGTCAAGAAACAGACTACAAACAACCCCTATTAGGACTAATACCTATGAAAGTTAAAAGAAATGGTTTTGGAAGGCAAAAACTCTCATTCGAAGCCGAATTGAAATTAAAAACAATGGAAACCCAATACCCGGGAGTTTTCATCAGAGCCCCCTATGCCCATGATGTTGATAAAAGGGCAGTTGTACTGGGGCAGATTCATGATAAAATCATTGCTGTGGCCTATAATAATCACCTGGCCACTGCATTTCACCCAGAACTTACTAGTGATACACGGATTCATGAATATTTCATAAAGGAGGTATTAAATTGTGTGGAATAG
- a CDS encoding glutamate synthase-related protein: protein MPFKIERNQELCKRNFDRPGCCWYLCDNRDENLCQNCYSCYNNCPHDVYEIVNDEPFPLHHENCVGCRICEEMCPNEAIEVNAVPEDRRNVWSLTDLVEINRKSTEGSYKVRGCGATRVIPTFDDLVIVPAQVSRPPIDKYREPCNTRVVLGSRYAENPLVIDTPIMIAAMSFGALSKEAKIALAMGATLAGTATNTGEGGMLPEERKYAKKLIAQYASGRFGVSADYLNNSDAVEIKIGQGAKSGMGGHLLGEKVTAEVSKIRMIPEGTDALSPARHMDIVGPEDLSMKISQLREITNWQVPIMVKFTSGRVSDDVKIAAKAGADAIVVDGMQGGTGAGPDVVTEHSGVPTIAAIVEADEALKHINLREEVSLIAAGGIRNGADVAKAIALGADACYIATSALVSIGCRVCQMCYAGTCRKGIATQNPQLRRRLDYLEGGKRVARYIEAMTEEAVMLTQQAGNTDLLKLEKDDLRALTVESSVMTGVKMAGLELPIRS from the coding sequence ATGCCTTTTAAGATTGAACGAAATCAGGAACTTTGCAAGAGAAATTTCGATCGCCCTGGTTGCTGCTGGTACCTCTGTGACAACCGGGATGAAAATCTGTGTCAGAACTGTTACTCCTGTTACAATAACTGTCCCCATGACGTGTACGAAATAGTGAATGATGAACCATTCCCCCTACACCATGAAAACTGTGTGGGATGTCGTATATGTGAAGAGATGTGCCCTAATGAAGCTATTGAAGTGAACGCAGTTCCCGAAGACAGGAGAAACGTGTGGAGTTTAACCGACTTGGTGGAGATAAACCGCAAATCAACCGAAGGATCCTACAAAGTCAGGGGATGCGGTGCCACCCGAGTGATACCCACCTTCGACGACCTGGTCATAGTACCGGCTCAGGTTTCTCGACCCCCTATTGACAAGTACCGGGAACCCTGCAATACCAGAGTGGTTCTGGGAAGCCGTTACGCTGAAAACCCGCTGGTTATTGACACACCCATCATGATCGCAGCCATGAGTTTCGGAGCTCTCTCCAAGGAGGCTAAGATTGCCCTGGCTATGGGTGCTACCCTGGCCGGCACAGCCACCAACACTGGTGAAGGAGGAATGCTCCCTGAAGAACGTAAATACGCCAAAAAGCTCATTGCCCAGTATGCATCGGGTCGTTTCGGTGTCAGTGCTGATTACTTGAATAACTCCGATGCAGTGGAGATCAAAATAGGTCAGGGAGCAAAATCTGGTATGGGAGGACACCTCTTAGGAGAGAAGGTTACCGCTGAGGTCTCCAAAATCAGGATGATACCCGAAGGTACCGATGCCCTGAGCCCTGCCCGACACATGGACATTGTAGGACCAGAAGATCTGAGCATGAAAATCAGCCAGCTTCGGGAAATCACCAACTGGCAAGTGCCTATTATGGTGAAATTCACCAGTGGAAGGGTCAGTGATGATGTGAAAATCGCTGCCAAGGCCGGGGCAGATGCCATAGTGGTAGATGGTATGCAGGGAGGAACTGGTGCCGGACCAGATGTGGTCACTGAACACAGTGGAGTGCCCACCATCGCAGCCATAGTTGAAGCTGATGAAGCCTTAAAACACATAAACCTAAGGGAAGAAGTAAGTCTGATTGCTGCCGGAGGTATAAGGAACGGGGCAGATGTTGCCAAAGCCATAGCACTTGGAGCAGATGCCTGTTACATTGCCACCAGCGCTCTGGTAAGTATTGGCTGCAGAGTCTGTCAGATGTGTTACGCTGGAACCTGCCGTAAGGGAATCGCCACCCAAAACCCCCAGTTACGCCGTAGACTGGACTACTTGGAAGGTGGTAAAAGAGTGGCCCGTTACATTGAAGCCATGACTGAAGAGGCAGTGATGTTAACCCAGCAGGCAGGTAACACTGATCTTCTGAAATTAGAAAAGGATGATCTCCGGGCTCTGACTGTGGAATCATCTGTCATGACTGGAGTGAAAATGGCAGGTCTGGAATTACCCATAAGGAGCTAA
- a CDS encoding PepSY domain-containing protein, with amino-acid sequence MIKKSTMALLALVVLMVIVSGCTTNNNNTTQNNTQNISNQSNNNNNTTNTTNSTKVMSAEEAKKIAQQYVNEPGVTAGTPVLNTVNGRQIYVVPLYDNGQAVGEIELDAITGENLGGAGGAPSG; translated from the coding sequence ATGATTAAAAAATCAACAATGGCACTACTGGCCCTGGTAGTTCTAATGGTAATTGTTTCTGGATGCACCACTAACAATAACAATACTACCCAGAATAACACTCAGAACATTTCTAACCAGAGCAATAACAATAACAACACTACCAATACCACCAACAGCACCAAAGTAATGTCAGCTGAAGAAGCAAAAAAGATAGCCCAGCAATATGTTAACGAACCTGGTGTAACAGCAGGAACTCCAGTACTCAATACGGTTAATGGAAGACAAATATACGTGGTACCCTTATACGATAATGGACAGGCAGTGGGTGAGATAGAACTCGATGCTATAACCGGTGAAAACCTGGGAGGGGCTGGAGGAGCTCCATCTGGTTAA
- a CDS encoding GXGXG domain-containing protein: MQEFKINAQQITSRELNRAIKKAAPENDRIIIENPNAMHYIAAGLTDPVDVVIDGSAGYFAGTMIHGARVHINGNAGWFPADNMTEGEVIIDGSAGDGVGQGIYGGTVVVHKSVGSRTGEIMKNGTIIIGGNSGFMSGLFMMGGRIIILGDISDDAGESIIRGTIYVGGNIKSLGKNAKVEELEEEERIELKELLENYDFHLEEEKYQNFRKIVPRSARPFYGQESEEG; this comes from the coding sequence ATGCAGGAATTCAAAATAAACGCTCAACAAATAACATCCCGGGAACTTAATCGAGCCATTAAAAAGGCTGCCCCGGAAAATGACCGCATCATAATTGAAAATCCCAATGCCATGCATTACATAGCAGCGGGACTCACAGACCCTGTAGATGTGGTGATTGATGGCTCAGCCGGTTACTTCGCTGGTACCATGATCCACGGTGCCCGGGTGCACATCAATGGAAATGCAGGCTGGTTCCCCGCAGACAACATGACCGAAGGAGAGGTCATCATCGATGGCTCAGCCGGAGACGGTGTGGGCCAGGGAATCTATGGGGGCACAGTTGTGGTACATAAAAGCGTAGGTTCCCGTACCGGAGAAATCATGAAAAACGGGACCATCATCATAGGGGGAAACTCCGGATTCATGAGCGGCCTGTTCATGATGGGTGGCCGCATAATCATTCTGGGAGACATCTCAGATGATGCCGGTGAATCCATTATCCGAGGAACCATCTACGTAGGTGGGAACATCAAGAGCCTGGGTAAAAACGCCAAGGTAGAAGAACTGGAAGAAGAAGAACGAATCGAATTAAAGGAACTCCTGGAAAACTACGACTTCCACTTGGAAGAAGAAAAATACCAGAACTTCCGTAAAATAGTTCCACGCAGTGCCCGGCCATTCTACGGCCAGGAATCAGAGGAGGGATAA
- a CDS encoding Coenzyme F420 hydrogenase/dehydrogenase, beta subunit C-terminal domain: protein MTHNNQKSVTLVGTPCHIIAAEKMEHYPDILGDSPVDFKLGLFCMENFSHTYLKEFLKQNEIEMDDIDQFRVEKGHLWTYLKNGDIFKVPLSKAKVCMRKNCQVCMDYTSELADLSVGSVGSDPGWSTIIIRTEKGLKALSKAENQGYIETKPFTQQGLKLLENLANKKKKENKEEIKKRESVARPVLYRRYINDAEFTEEVSSCQFKDLKSDVIDVGSCVLCGACYYVCPENIVSIEDRKPQLKGTCPEECNLCYVACPRTYLSQEVLSRDLDQKALGDYLKIVSARAEGVDGQDGGVATAILNCILDENITDEVVVVDKMDDNPWKPEAILTSQTEEVIKAAGTKYSACPVFKVLKSNNEMNSNKDSKKEVS from the coding sequence ATGACCCATAACAATCAAAAAAGCGTTACCCTCGTGGGAACTCCCTGCCATATCATTGCCGCCGAAAAAATGGAACACTACCCAGACATCCTGGGAGATTCTCCAGTGGATTTCAAGTTAGGACTTTTCTGCATGGAAAATTTCTCCCACACTTATCTGAAAGAGTTCCTGAAGCAGAATGAGATTGAAATGGATGATATTGACCAGTTCAGAGTGGAGAAAGGACACCTCTGGACCTACCTTAAAAATGGTGATATCTTTAAAGTTCCCCTATCCAAAGCCAAAGTTTGCATGAGGAAAAACTGTCAGGTATGTATGGATTACACCTCAGAACTGGCGGATCTATCGGTAGGATCCGTGGGCTCAGACCCCGGATGGTCCACTATCATCATCCGAACAGAAAAGGGACTTAAAGCTTTAAGTAAAGCTGAAAATCAAGGCTACATTGAAACCAAACCCTTCACACAACAAGGTCTCAAATTACTGGAGAATTTAGCTAATAAAAAGAAAAAAGAAAACAAGGAAGAGATAAAAAAGAGGGAATCTGTTGCCAGACCAGTGCTCTACCGACGGTATATCAATGATGCAGAATTCACTGAAGAAGTCTCATCCTGCCAGTTTAAGGACTTGAAGTCTGATGTCATCGATGTGGGTAGCTGTGTGCTTTGCGGAGCCTGTTATTATGTGTGTCCAGAGAACATAGTATCCATTGAAGACCGTAAACCCCAGTTGAAGGGAACCTGCCCCGAAGAATGTAATTTGTGTTATGTGGCCTGCCCCCGAACCTACCTGTCCCAGGAAGTTTTGAGCCGGGATCTTGACCAGAAGGCACTGGGGGACTATTTGAAGATAGTCTCTGCCCGTGCAGAGGGTGTTGATGGTCAGGATGGAGGAGTGGCTACCGCAATTTTAAATTGCATTTTAGATGAAAATATAACAGATGAGGTAGTTGTTGTGGATAAAATGGATGATAATCCCTGGAAACCGGAGGCCATCCTGACTTCCCAGACTGAAGAGGTTATAAAAGCCGCTGGCACCAAATACTCTGCCTGCCCTGTTTTCAAAGTACTCAAAAGTAACAATGAAATGAATTCTAATAAGGATTCTAAAAAGGAGGTGTCCTAG
- a CDS encoding tetratricopeptide repeat protein → MAIKEAEMFYKQAMSFLEQGKLDKSIEFFDSALKIDKDYISAWNDKGVALMELGKYPEALQCFEEVIRLEPGDNMAWYNRGYVLLILEEYQEAVNTFDLFRGRYSKKDDFYKYALYLQAQGLYNLKEYDESLKLIKESLKMDKTFKEARDLMELVGKETSKKE, encoded by the coding sequence ATGGCCATCAAAGAAGCAGAAATGTTCTACAAACAAGCCATGTCATTTTTAGAACAGGGTAAATTAGATAAATCAATAGAATTTTTTGACAGTGCACTCAAAATTGATAAAGATTATATTTCCGCCTGGAATGATAAGGGAGTGGCCCTCATGGAACTTGGAAAATATCCTGAGGCACTTCAATGTTTTGAAGAGGTTATTCGACTGGAACCTGGTGATAACATGGCCTGGTACAACCGGGGATATGTACTCCTGATTCTGGAGGAGTATCAAGAAGCAGTTAACACTTTTGACCTGTTCCGGGGTAGATATTCCAAAAAGGATGATTTTTATAAATATGCTTTATATCTGCAGGCTCAAGGGTTGTACAATCTTAAAGAGTATGATGAGTCTTTAAAATTAATTAAAGAATCTCTTAAGATGGATAAAACATTTAAAGAAGCCAGGGATCTCATGGAATTAGTTGGAAAAGAAACGTCAAAAAAAGAATAG
- a CDS encoding ammonium transporter, producing MDPVLNSGDTAWMLISTALVMLMTVPGVALFYGGLTKKVNVLNTMFMSLIAFSITSIIWVLYGYQFAFGEDMLFGLIGNPVNLLFSGIGVDQLSTLATTVPETVFIAFQMTFAAITIALVSGAVVERMKVSSWMVFVVAWVTLVYVPIAHWVWGGGFLAQLGALDFAGGTVVHINSGVAALALVLLLGRRKDTKLLPHQLGYSVIGAALLWFGWFGFNAGSALTAGGLAGQAFINTNTAAAAAMISWVIIDYLKTGKPTVLGAISGAIAGLVAITPAAGFVTVQAAVIIGLITSVVSYFAISFMKSKLGYDDALDVFGIHGMSGLWGALATGLFAAPFVNELGTGLFYGNPGQLVTQIIAIVVVAGYSFVATLIIGKVIDIVMGLRAEEKEEIEGLDITQHEETGYRI from the coding sequence ATGGACCCTGTTTTAAATAGTGGTGACACCGCATGGATGCTCATCTCCACTGCACTGGTAATGCTCATGACCGTGCCAGGAGTAGCTCTATTCTACGGAGGTCTCACCAAGAAAGTAAATGTATTAAACACAATGTTTATGTCTCTTATTGCGTTCTCCATTACCAGTATCATCTGGGTATTATATGGTTACCAGTTCGCATTCGGAGAAGATATGTTATTTGGACTAATCGGAAATCCGGTTAATCTTCTGTTCAGTGGAATAGGAGTAGACCAATTATCCACACTGGCTACAACCGTTCCAGAAACTGTATTCATAGCCTTCCAAATGACTTTTGCCGCCATTACCATAGCACTGGTCTCCGGTGCCGTAGTGGAAAGGATGAAAGTCTCTTCCTGGATGGTATTTGTAGTTGCCTGGGTTACCCTGGTATACGTACCAATAGCCCACTGGGTATGGGGTGGAGGATTCCTGGCACAGTTAGGTGCTCTGGACTTCGCCGGTGGTACAGTAGTACACATTAACTCTGGTGTAGCAGCTCTGGCCCTGGTATTATTACTGGGCAGAAGGAAAGATACCAAATTACTACCTCATCAGTTAGGTTACTCTGTTATCGGTGCCGCACTACTATGGTTCGGCTGGTTCGGATTCAACGCAGGTTCAGCATTAACCGCCGGTGGACTGGCAGGTCAAGCTTTCATCAACACAAACACCGCAGCTGCAGCAGCCATGATCTCCTGGGTCATAATCGACTACCTCAAAACTGGTAAACCAACAGTTCTGGGAGCAATATCCGGTGCCATTGCCGGTTTAGTTGCAATAACCCCTGCAGCAGGTTTCGTAACCGTGCAAGCTGCAGTCATCATAGGCCTAATAACCAGTGTAGTTTCTTACTTCGCCATAAGCTTCATGAAATCCAAACTGGGTTACGACGATGCCCTGGACGTATTCGGTATACACGGTATGTCTGGTTTATGGGGTGCTCTGGCCACTGGTTTATTCGCCGCACCATTTGTCAATGAACTGGGAACCGGACTATTCTATGGTAACCCTGGACAGCTAGTCACTCAGATAATTGCAATAGTGGTAGTAGCCGGCTACAGCTTCGTTGCCACCCTGATAATAGGTAAAGTCATTGACATTGTCATGGGACTGCGCGCAGAAGAAAAAGAAGAAATCGAAGGACTGGACATCACTCAACACGAGGAAACCGGTTACCGGATTTAA
- the pdxS gene encoding pyridoxal 5'-phosphate synthase lyase subunit PdxS has product MLHGTELLKKGFAKMTKGGVIMDVVNAEQAVIAEETGAVSVMALEKVPADIRASGGVARMADPSKVTEIMDAVSIPVMAKVRIGHFVEAQVLESLGVDMIDESEVLTPADEKFHIDKKQFTIPFVCGARNLGEALRRIDEGAAMIRTKGEAGTGNVVEAVRHMRMIQGTIRELKDMTEEEMWSVAREEEAQLYLVKETQKQGRLPVVNFAAGGVATPADAALMMQLGADGVFVGSGIFKSENPEIVAKAIAEATAHYEDADLIAEVSRDLGKAMPGLEISQIPESERLQDRGW; this is encoded by the coding sequence ATGTTGCATGGAACAGAACTGTTGAAGAAAGGCTTTGCCAAGATGACCAAAGGTGGAGTGATCATGGATGTAGTTAATGCCGAACAGGCAGTTATTGCCGAGGAAACTGGTGCTGTCTCTGTAATGGCTCTGGAAAAGGTTCCGGCTGATATAAGAGCTTCTGGAGGGGTTGCCCGGATGGCAGATCCCAGTAAAGTTACCGAAATCATGGATGCAGTCAGTATCCCGGTAATGGCCAAGGTAAGAATCGGTCACTTTGTGGAAGCCCAGGTCTTGGAGTCACTGGGAGTGGACATGATCGATGAGAGTGAAGTACTCACTCCTGCCGATGAGAAATTCCACATTGATAAAAAACAGTTCACCATACCATTTGTCTGCGGAGCAAGAAACCTTGGTGAAGCCCTCCGAAGAATTGATGAGGGTGCAGCAATGATCAGAACCAAAGGAGAAGCAGGTACCGGTAACGTGGTGGAAGCAGTCCGTCACATGCGCATGATTCAGGGAACCATCCGGGAACTCAAGGATATGACCGAAGAGGAAATGTGGAGTGTAGCCCGAGAAGAAGAAGCACAACTCTACCTGGTTAAGGAAACCCAGAAACAGGGACGCCTACCTGTGGTGAATTTCGCCGCCGGAGGAGTTGCTACACCAGCAGACGCAGCCCTTATGATGCAACTGGGAGCAGACGGAGTATTCGTGGGAAGTGGAATATTCAAATCCGAAAACCCTGAAATAGTGGCCAAAGCCATAGCCGAAGCAACAGCCCACTACGAAGATGCGGATCTCATAGCCGAAGTCAGCCGTGACCTGGGTAAAGCCATGCCAGGACTGGAAATAAGCCAGATACCAGAATCTGAGAGATTGCAGGATAGAGGATGGTAA